One region of Quercus lobata isolate SW786 chromosome 2, ValleyOak3.0 Primary Assembly, whole genome shotgun sequence genomic DNA includes:
- the LOC115977387 gene encoding serine/threonine-protein kinase SRK2J-like isoform X2, with product MEMYKQVIYLGYGSFGEVWLVENKKTTELFAMKCIQCGQQIDNYVAREIIIQKSLYHPNVIQFKEIKLTSLRDSDLSTFRVSIIY from the exons ATGGAAATGTACAAGCAAGTGATATATCTAGGGTATGGGAGCTTCGGAGAGGTATGGCTTGTGGAAAACAAAAAGACCACAGAACTCTTTGCCATGAAATGCATTCAGTGTGGTCAACAG ATTGATAACTATGTGGCTAGAGAAATCATAATCCAGAAATCGCTTTATCATCCCAACGTAATTCAATTCAAGGAG ATAAAACTCACGTCGCTCCGAGACTCAGATTTGTCAACGTTTCGAGTTTCAATAATCTATTGA
- the LOC115973972 gene encoding uncharacterized protein LOC115973972, whose product MSVARLSNEDNDRESKRSKKGASPILGFSDKDKMGTIQPYDDALVVTLRIRGFDVKRVLVNQGSAVEVMYPDLYKGLNLKPKDLMAYDSLLVSFEGKTVTPRGQIRLPIQTGSDVVEVDFIMVDAYSPYTAIVSRPWLHALGAISSTLHQKVKYLSEGRVEEIVGNQTMARQCMVAVIFCQPNPESSASIRKDL is encoded by the coding sequence atgtCTGTGGCGCGGCTCTCCAATGAGGACAACGATCGGGAATCcaaaaggtctaaaaagggaGCCTCACCTATACTGGGATTCTCGGATAAGGATAAGATGGGAACCATCCAACCCTATGACGATGCTTTGGTAGTTACACTTAGGATTAGGGGGTTCGACGTGAAGAGAGTATTGGTAAACCAGGGCAGTGCtgtggaagtaatgtaccctgatctgtacaaggggctgaacctaaAACCCAAGGACCTAATGGCATATGATTCCCTTTTGGTAAGTTTCGAAGGGAAGACTGTTACACCAAGGGGACAGATCAGACTACCCATACAAACCGGTTCAGacgtggtggaggtggatttcatTATGGTCGACGCCTACTCACCGTACACAGCCATAGTGTCCAGGCCTTGGCTCCACGCCTTAGGAGCCATTTCTTCTACACTTcaccagaaggtgaaataccTGTCAGAGGGCCGAGTAGAGGAGATTGTAGGAAATCAAACCATGGCTAGACAATGCATGGTGGCTGTCATCTTTTGCCAACCAAATCCAGAATCCTCAGCCTCTATAAGAAAGGACTTATAG
- the LOC115977387 gene encoding uncharacterized protein LOC115977387 isoform X1, with the protein MAHLSAEADLKNVEAQAEDQRQLLHVIEIDLATWKQLVLDFKAELQEAKDAAQVVRKASEAAEKVAYECGVLETENRLAKEVAGVCRDYCTKTWVEALNWAGVLADFELRKAKSIFFPEDIQEALAELPPPTALPLPPPEQISSIQALSIDVEVSAGAGKGKKVLSSAKDTHSEDALTIKDVVS; encoded by the coding sequence ATGGCGCATTTGAGTGCTGAGGCCGACTTGAAGAATGTCGAGGCCCAGGCTGAGGACCAACGCCAGTTGCTCCACGTGATTGAGATAGACCTGGCCACCTGGAAACAACTAGTATTGGACTTCAAGGCTGAGTTGCAGGAAGCCAAGGATGCAGCTCAGGTGGTGAGGAAAGCTTCTGAAGCCGCGGAGAAAGTAGCCTACGAATGTGGGGTACTGGAAACGGAAAACCGGCTGGCTAAGGAGGTGGCCGGagtgtgcagggattactgcacTAAGACATGGGTAGAGGCGCTTAACTGGGCGGGGGTCCTTGCTGACTTCGAGCTGAGGAAAGCTAAGAGCATTTTCTTTCCTGAAGACATACAAGAGGCTCTAGCTGAACTCCCTCCTCCTACTGCTCTACCCCTTCCTCCTCCTGAGCAAATCTCCAGCATCCAAGCCCTTTCTATTGATGTTGAAGTCTCAGCAGGGGCAGGTAAGGGTAAGAAGGTCCTATCCTCAGCCAAGGACACTCACTCCGAGGACGCCCTTACGATTAAGGATGTGGTCTCCTAG